The following coding sequences are from one Sphingomonadaceae bacterium OTU29LAMAA1 window:
- a CDS encoding MFS transporter — protein sequence MATDPPKTFGAAAPVLPTAPSRPVHWYNLLAYGSNDVLGAGSMAVISTWILIFYTSFCGLSAVQATIIFGVARVLDAFTSPLIGHVSDNIGRTWLGRKFGRRRFFILAAIPLLPSFAIMWVAGQSFWYYLVTYVLFEMVYAMEIIPYETLASEMATDYKTKAKFAGARILCGQCSAIAAAFLPAWLIAYLGPDSPDTYLYMGIIFSALFMGAAGLLYTFSWERQRPPELAEAEVHDKPTLGAAFAALYRNLFSTLRIRAFRLHLGMYLGGYISQDIYNAAFTYFVIFALAGSTAIVGQLVGVTYIVQLVAVVLAINFALRLSPAAAYRFAALSFAIGVVIFLAMYAAGYTATSALFWLPVVFAGLGRGALNYIPWATYNYMADVDEIVTGRRREGAFAGVMTFVRKMSQALAVILVGQVMGASGFVSKATTQSPTAIAAIVGVLGAGTLAMLIFGSLVSTRFRLDPRTHAILLDEIERFRSGERQPADPEHAAVVEDLSGWSYDRLWGNNPVAGAQR from the coding sequence ATGGCCACCGACCCCCCAAAGACCTTTGGCGCCGCCGCACCCGTTCTGCCAACCGCACCATCACGCCCGGTGCATTGGTACAACCTCCTCGCCTATGGCTCGAACGACGTCCTCGGCGCCGGCTCGATGGCGGTCATCTCGACGTGGATCCTGATCTTCTACACCAGCTTCTGCGGCCTTTCCGCGGTGCAGGCGACGATCATCTTCGGCGTGGCGCGGGTGCTCGATGCGTTCACCAGCCCGCTGATCGGCCATGTCTCTGACAATATCGGCCGGACGTGGCTGGGGCGGAAGTTCGGTCGCCGCCGCTTCTTCATCCTCGCCGCGATCCCCTTGCTGCCCTCGTTCGCGATCATGTGGGTCGCCGGGCAGAGCTTCTGGTATTACCTCGTCACCTACGTGTTGTTCGAGATGGTCTACGCCATGGAGATCATCCCGTACGAAACGCTCGCGTCGGAAATGGCGACCGATTACAAGACCAAGGCGAAGTTCGCCGGCGCGCGCATCCTGTGCGGCCAGTGTTCCGCGATCGCCGCGGCGTTCCTGCCGGCATGGCTGATCGCGTATCTCGGACCGGATTCACCCGACACCTACCTCTATATGGGCATCATCTTCTCCGCCCTGTTCATGGGTGCGGCGGGGCTGCTCTATACCTTCAGCTGGGAACGCCAGCGCCCGCCGGAACTCGCCGAGGCCGAAGTCCACGACAAGCCGACGCTGGGCGCGGCGTTCGCGGCACTGTACCGCAACCTGTTCTCGACCTTGCGTATCCGTGCGTTCCGGTTGCACCTCGGCATGTATCTGGGCGGCTATATCAGCCAAGACATCTATAACGCCGCCTTCACCTATTTCGTGATCTTCGCGCTTGCCGGTTCGACCGCGATCGTCGGGCAACTGGTCGGCGTCACCTATATCGTCCAGCTCGTCGCCGTCGTCCTCGCGATCAACTTCGCGCTGCGCCTGTCGCCGGCCGCCGCCTACCGCTTCGCCGCACTCAGCTTCGCGATCGGTGTGGTGATCTTCCTCGCCATGTACGCCGCCGGCTATACCGCGACATCGGCCTTGTTCTGGCTCCCGGTCGTGTTCGCCGGCCTCGGCCGCGGCGCGCTCAACTACATCCCGTGGGCAACCTACAATTATATGGCGGATGTCGACGAAATCGTCACCGGTCGCCGCCGCGAAGGCGCATTTGCCGGCGTCATGACCTTCGTCCGTAAAATGAGTCAGGCACTGGCCGTAATCCTCGTCGGGCAGGTGATGGGCGCGTCCGGCTTCGTGTCGAAGGCGACCACGCAAAGCCCGACCGCCATCGCCGCCATCGTCGGGGTGCTCGGCGCAGGTACATTGGCGATGCTGATCTTCGGATCGCTGGTATCGACCCGCTTCCGCCTCGACCCGCGCACCCACGCGATCCTGCTCGACGAGATCGAGCGCTTCCGCAGCGGCGAACGCCAGCCCGCCGATCCGGAACATGCCGCGGTGGTCGAGGATTTGTCCGGCTGGTCCTATGACCGCCTGTGGGGCAACAACCCGGTGGCCGGGGCGCAGCGGTAG
- a CDS encoding glycoside hydrolase family 88 protein: MAALTHDIPRQEVTAAIAKLMDNLVNIKDETGEFLLHLEDGRIIDTKGWAGWEWTHGVGLFGMWRYYEQTGDTAALAIIKQWFEDRFAEGTPTKNINTVAPFITLAYLYEHEPDPRYIPYLDTWAEWLMAPDGLPKTEEGGFQHIVYNDENPGEMWDDTLMMSVLPLAKIGLLLNRPQYIEEAKRQFLVHIKYLFDKKTGLWFHGWDFNGRHNFAEALWARGNCWVTIAIPEIIEILDLPQGDALRMFLIDTLEAQVKTLAETQDADTGLWHTLIMDPSSYLEASATAGFAYGILKGVRKGYLPRHYEAVGIKAVRGVLANIDEAGELKQVSFGTAMGDTQQFYKDIALTSMPYGQSLAMVALGEFLRTYI; the protein is encoded by the coding sequence TTGGCCGCCCTCACCCACGACATTCCCCGGCAGGAGGTCACCGCCGCCATCGCCAAGCTGATGGACAACCTCGTCAACATCAAGGACGAGACCGGCGAGTTCCTGCTCCATCTGGAGGATGGCCGCATCATCGACACCAAGGGCTGGGCCGGCTGGGAATGGACCCACGGCGTCGGCCTGTTCGGCATGTGGCGCTATTACGAACAGACCGGCGACACGGCCGCGCTGGCGATCATCAAGCAATGGTTCGAGGATCGCTTCGCCGAGGGCACGCCGACCAAGAACATCAACACCGTCGCGCCGTTCATCACGCTCGCCTACCTCTACGAACACGAGCCGGACCCGCGCTACATCCCCTATCTCGACACCTGGGCCGAATGGCTGATGGCGCCGGACGGCCTGCCCAAGACCGAAGAGGGCGGGTTCCAGCACATCGTCTACAACGACGAGAATCCGGGCGAGATGTGGGACGACACGCTGATGATGTCGGTGCTGCCGCTCGCCAAGATCGGCCTGCTGCTGAACCGCCCGCAGTACATCGAGGAGGCGAAGCGCCAGTTCCTCGTCCACATCAAGTATTTGTTCGACAAGAAGACCGGCCTGTGGTTCCACGGCTGGGACTTCAACGGCCGACACAATTTCGCCGAGGCGCTGTGGGCGCGCGGCAATTGCTGGGTGACGATCGCGATCCCCGAGATCATCGAGATCCTCGACCTGCCGCAGGGCGATGCGCTGCGCATGTTCCTGATCGACACGCTCGAGGCGCAGGTGAAGACCCTCGCCGAGACGCAGGATGCGGACACGGGCCTGTGGCACACGCTGATCATGGACCCGTCGAGCTACCTCGAAGCCTCGGCCACCGCCGGCTTCGCCTATGGCATCCTGAAGGGCGTGCGTAAGGGCTATCTGCCGCGCCATTACGAGGCGGTCGGCATCAAGGCGGTCCGCGGCGTCCTCGCCAACATCGACGAGGCGGGCGAACTGAAACAGGTCAGCTTCGGCACCGCGATGGGTGACACGCAGCAATTCTACAAGGACATCGCCCTCACCTCGATGCCCTACGGCCAGAGCCTCGCGATGGTCGCCCTCGGCGAATTCCTGCGCACGTACATCTGA